In Triticum aestivum cultivar Chinese Spring chromosome 5B, IWGSC CS RefSeq v2.1, whole genome shotgun sequence, the following proteins share a genomic window:
- the LOC123115469 gene encoding late embryogenesis abundant protein 3-like — translation MSDQPQPVRTGDVYPPSAAAHDARRQRDEVLTHDDQQQKQDDRRGQLRVTETDEPHAGRRVVTATAGGQVMAQFTVPVPDAGVEEATDAVTIGEALQAAAQTSAGERPVDLADAAAVQAAETRAMGLGRVIPGGVAAAAQQAAETNMRPRVSDGEKLRLRDVLDSAAAVLPANKVATREDAVAVATAAERNAAAGAGGGGKGVADAVAVAAEMNDKRMTRTRQA, via the exons ATGAGCGACCAGCCCCAGCCCGTCCGCACCGGGGACGTCTACCCGCCCTCGGCCGCCGCTCACGACGCGCGCCGCCAGCGCGACGAAGTCCTCACCCATGATGATCAGCAGCAGAAACAAGATGATCGCCGCGGCCAGCTCCGGGTCACCGAGACCGACGAGCCACACGCTGGGAGACGCGTCGTTACCGCCACCGCCGGCGGCCAG GTGATGGCGCAGTTCACGGTGCCGGTGCCGGACGCCGGTGTGGAGGAGGCGACAGACGCGGTGACCATCGGCGAAGCTCTACAGGCCGCGGCGCAGACGTCCGCGGGTGAGAGGCCGGTCGACCTCGCGGACGCGGCTGCGGTGCAGGCCGCCGAGACGCGCGCGATGGGGCTGGGCCGCGTCATCCCCGGTGGCGTGGCGGCTGCCGCGCAGCAGGCCGCGGAGACCAACATGAGGCCCCGGGTCAGTGACGGTGAGAAGTTGCGGCTGAGGGACGTGCTGGACAGCGCCGCGGCGGTGCTGCCGgccaacaaggtggccacgagggaggACGCCGTTGCGGTGGCCACAGCAGCGGAGCGCAACGCCGCTGCGGGAGCAGGTGGAGGAGGCAAGGGCGTGGCCGACGCGGTGGCCGTGGCCGCCGAGATGAACGACAAGAGGATGACGCGCACGCGGCAGGCTTAG